In Cytophagales bacterium, the following are encoded in one genomic region:
- a CDS encoding tetratricopeptide repeat protein, which yields MRSITILLLLVICAVSTDVNAQKKPKVSTAMKAMKGGDFATAVAEINRASEFDKLKDDPKTWWSRAQIFVTADTSGAGVDNALKEALTSMDKAKELSNDDVSKLFVTGANGFPVPFDEYRNNYWAYYFNSGATAYGDEDYQSAVAEFEKAQMITPEDTNAYINAGLAAHNDQAWDAAKRNYQGAIDNGVQSKDIYSLYVSILNSEESTREKALEIIRTAREIYPTDNELARSEINVLIQLGKADEARENLAKQIEAEPDNAVLHFTLGVMLEETGDKEGAKAAYRNALKADPNDFNSNFNIGVMLINEATDIIKERNNLGISDADLKKADEMDPLIDEKLEEAMPQWEKVHQLEPEDITALETLRYIYSQLKLMDQAEAIQDKIDALGEG from the coding sequence ATGCGATCTATAACCATCCTCCTATTATTAGTGATCTGTGCAGTAAGCACGGATGTGAATGCACAAAAGAAGCCGAAAGTTTCTACGGCAATGAAAGCCATGAAAGGTGGTGATTTTGCGACAGCAGTTGCGGAAATCAATCGTGCTTCCGAATTTGATAAATTAAAAGATGACCCAAAAACCTGGTGGTCTCGTGCTCAGATTTTTGTTACCGCTGACACATCTGGTGCTGGAGTTGATAATGCCTTGAAGGAAGCATTAACTTCAATGGATAAGGCAAAAGAGTTGTCTAACGATGACGTTTCCAAGCTATTTGTAACCGGTGCAAATGGATTTCCTGTTCCTTTTGATGAATATAGGAACAATTACTGGGCTTATTATTTCAACAGTGGAGCAACAGCTTATGGCGATGAAGATTATCAATCTGCAGTTGCTGAGTTTGAAAAAGCACAAATGATCACTCCTGAAGACACCAATGCTTACATCAATGCCGGTCTGGCCGCACACAATGATCAGGCATGGGATGCTGCTAAGAGAAACTACCAGGGAGCAATCGATAATGGCGTACAGTCAAAAGACATCTACTCATTGTATGTTTCTATTTTGAATTCTGAGGAATCAACAAGAGAAAAAGCACTGGAAATAATTCGTACGGCAAGAGAAATTTACCCTACGGATAATGAGTTGGCAAGAAGCGAGATCAATGTACTGATCCAATTAGGAAAAGCCGATGAAGCGCGTGAGAATTTAGCTAAGCAAATCGAAGCAGAGCCTGATAACGCGGTATTGCACTTTACACTGGGCGTGATGCTGGAAGAGACTGGAGACAAAGAAGGAGCAAAAGCTGCCTACAGAAATGCTTTGAAAGCCGATCCTAACGACTTCAACTCGAACTTCAACATCGGGGTTATGTTGATCAATGAGGCAACTGACATCATCAAAGAGAGAAATAACCTCGGTATTTCTGATGCTGACTTGAAGAAAGCTGATGAGATGGATCCACTGATCGATGAGAAGTTGGAAGAAGCAATGCCTCAGTGGGAAAAAGTCCATCAGTTGGAGCCTGAAGATATCACTGCATTGGAAACTTTGAGATATATCTACAGCCAATTAAAATTGATGGATCAAGCAGAAGCGATCCAGGATAAAATTGATGCATTAGGAGAAGGTTAA